A window from Cryobacterium sp. SO1 encodes these proteins:
- the melA gene encoding alpha-galactosidase encodes MTQIVFLGAGSVVFTRQLVADLARFDDLPAFTLVLHDIDADRLAVAHGTALQVNRRFGRDITVVATLNRREALEGADVVVNMIQVGGIAATRIDLEVPARYGLRQTIGDTTGVGGVFRALRTFPVLSGIAHDMLELCPDAWFLNYTNPMAMNVWWMSVVAPELKVVGLCHSVHWTVNDLCELIGVPLDGTHYRAAGVNHQAWLLEWSRDGVDLYPVLRELIAADPELQRRVRVEIFKRIGYYPTETSEHSSEYLDWFLHSDEQIERFRIEPLQYVGISEENVAEFEHAKKLLAADQDLELEEGAAEYAPQIIHSLLTGTERVIHANVVNDGLIDNLQQGAVVEVPSRVDCDGVHPLPFGSIPEAGAALNRTYLAVAALTIEAARTGDPLLVRQAVLMDPNASSTLTPEQIWALCDELTELHAGLLPRALGGRLEIPGTVSV; translated from the coding sequence ATGACACAGATTGTTTTCCTTGGCGCCGGGAGCGTCGTTTTCACTCGCCAGCTTGTCGCCGACCTGGCCCGCTTCGACGATCTCCCCGCGTTCACGCTTGTCTTGCATGACATCGATGCCGACCGGCTGGCGGTTGCGCACGGCACCGCACTGCAGGTGAACCGCAGATTCGGCCGGGACATCACTGTCGTCGCCACCCTGAACCGCCGGGAAGCACTCGAGGGCGCAGATGTGGTCGTCAACATGATCCAGGTGGGGGGCATCGCCGCGACCCGCATCGACCTGGAGGTTCCTGCCCGATACGGCCTGCGGCAGACGATCGGCGACACAACCGGTGTCGGCGGGGTGTTCCGTGCCCTCCGAACCTTCCCGGTCCTGTCAGGCATCGCGCACGACATGCTCGAACTCTGCCCCGACGCCTGGTTCCTGAATTACACGAACCCGATGGCGATGAACGTGTGGTGGATGTCGGTGGTGGCGCCTGAACTCAAGGTCGTCGGGCTCTGCCACAGCGTGCACTGGACGGTGAACGACCTCTGTGAGCTGATCGGGGTGCCGCTGGACGGCACGCACTACCGTGCCGCCGGGGTGAATCATCAGGCGTGGCTGCTCGAGTGGAGCCGGGACGGCGTTGACCTCTATCCGGTGTTACGCGAGCTGATTGCAGCCGATCCTGAACTACAGCGCCGTGTCCGTGTCGAGATCTTCAAGCGCATCGGCTACTACCCGACCGAGACCAGCGAACACTCCTCGGAGTACCTGGACTGGTTCCTGCACTCCGACGAGCAGATCGAGCGTTTCCGAATCGAACCGCTTCAATACGTCGGTATCTCAGAAGAGAACGTGGCGGAGTTCGAGCACGCGAAGAAGCTGCTGGCGGCCGATCAGGACCTCGAGCTGGAGGAGGGCGCCGCCGAGTACGCCCCGCAGATCATTCACTCTCTGCTCACGGGCACCGAGCGCGTCATCCACGCCAACGTGGTCAACGACGGGCTCATCGACAATCTGCAGCAGGGCGCCGTTGTCGAGGTGCCCAGTCGCGTGGACTGCGACGGGGTGCACCCGCTGCCGTTCGGCTCGATCCCCGAGGCTGGCGCCGCTCTGAACCGCACCTACCTGGCTGTCGCCGCCCTCACGATCGAGGCCGCACGCACTGGAGACCCCCTTCTGGTGCGCCAGGCGGTGCTGATGGATCCGAACGCGAGCTCCACCCTCACTCCGGAGCAGATCTGGGCGCTCTGCGACGAACTCACCGAACTGCACGCCGGACTGCTTCCCCGCGCACTCGGTGGACGGCTGGAGATTCCGGGCACGGTCAGCGTGTGA